The following coding sequences lie in one Deinococcota bacterium genomic window:
- a CDS encoding TolC family protein — MKYLLVLLLLCPLALAEEAAPAPVSQGTLAAQEAQPPRQTELETFFSPAELEALERLVAVAQERSPTILQAAATLRVGEAQLEIGGRLADALSLNVGAGVSGDFYGQLSPSYSISAGVDVVALAVHNDQTTILRAGLAAARASARAETAGAFVRYVVSRQSVQAAALAVDSSDAAFRVVQARLEIGESTISDQLAAQSAVSSSAVALLRANGELVIALEQLAATVGLSPQETLEVIRG, encoded by the coding sequence ATGAAATATCTTCTGGTTCTGCTCTTGCTTTGCCCCTTGGCTCTCGCTGAGGAAGCCGCCCCGGCACCCGTTTCACAGGGCACTTTGGCCGCTCAGGAGGCTCAGCCGCCCCGACAGACCGAACTCGAGACCTTCTTTAGCCCGGCGGAGCTGGAGGCCCTGGAGCGGCTTGTGGCGGTCGCTCAGGAGCGCAGCCCGACCATCCTCCAGGCCGCCGCCACGCTCAGAGTCGGCGAGGCCCAGCTCGAGATAGGCGGCCGCCTGGCCGACGCTCTCAGTCTCAACGTGGGCGCCGGTGTGAGCGGTGACTTCTACGGCCAACTGTCGCCGTCCTATTCCATCTCCGCCGGCGTCGATGTGGTGGCGCTGGCCGTCCACAACGACCAGACGACGATTCTCCGGGCCGGGCTGGCAGCGGCCCGCGCCTCAGCCCGCGCTGAGACGGCAGGCGCCTTCGTCCGCTATGTCGTCTCCCGGCAGAGCGTCCAGGCTGCCGCCCTGGCCGTCGATTCATCCGACGCTGCCTTTCGGGTCGTGCAGGCCCGGCTCGAGATTGGCGAGTCGACCATCTCCGACCAACTGGCCGCCCAGTCGGCGGTGTCATCGTCGGCGGTGGCGCTCTTGCGGGCGAACGGCGAGCTCGTGATTGCGCTCGAGCAACTGGCCGCGACGGTGGGCCTGAGCCCCCAGGAGACGCTCGAGGTGATTCGGGGATGA
- a CDS encoding VRR-NUC domain-containing protein, translating to MNEPRALRTLKSEKAFMQQVRDLAKLKGWLLYHTHDSRRSEPGFPDLVLLKPPVLMFVELKRDDEQPSKDQERWLGELAGVERVTVQVWRPQDWDDVVATLALRANGLRDGPQPGAL from the coding sequence ATGAACGAGCCACGAGCGCTCAGGACGCTCAAGAGCGAAAAGGCGTTCATGCAGCAGGTCCGCGACCTCGCCAAGCTCAAAGGCTGGCTTCTCTACCACACCCACGACTCGAGGCGGAGTGAGCCTGGCTTTCCCGACCTGGTGCTTCTCAAGCCGCCGGTGCTCATGTTCGTCGAGCTAAAGCGGGATGATGAGCAGCCCAGCAAGGACCAAGAGCGCTGGCTGGGCGAGCTCGCGGGCGTCGAGCGGGTCACGGTGCAAGTGTGGCGACCGCAGGACTGGGACGACGTGGTCGCTACGCTAGCTCTTCGGGCCAACGGGCTGAGGGACGGCCCCCAACCCGGGGCGCTGTGA
- a CDS encoding ATP-binding protein, which translates to MDFDAFIGREAEVRAILSNVAQGRSSLLIGEAGVGKSALLEVIEPLLCEEGKPVFISRISPFGTFLRELYAGLHAHGLTAETGPLEQAIKQWSKRFASNDERARDLVHIAGSGGVIIVIDDASGINNSSRPWLEALCEACILIAATDPAALQKHGMKRFWKRFDEVQLGRLSKAQAEELLESLIDRYRITADEPEVYRRRVLDLAQGSPFELARLVKYHSSEALVRARDISGQQFVEQDIQGVSIAPLLLVLGAFVVAARYIARAQGDMDLYVISGIGIGFLVIFGPLIRSTIRPRSL; encoded by the coding sequence ATGGACTTCGACGCTTTCATCGGCCGCGAGGCCGAGGTCAGAGCGATTCTGAGCAACGTCGCCCAGGGCCGCAGCTCGCTGCTCATCGGCGAGGCCGGCGTGGGCAAGAGCGCGCTGCTCGAGGTCATCGAGCCGCTGCTTTGTGAGGAGGGCAAGCCGGTCTTTATCAGCCGGATTAGCCCCTTCGGCACCTTCCTCCGTGAGCTGTACGCGGGCCTGCACGCGCATGGGCTGACGGCTGAGACGGGGCCGCTCGAGCAGGCAATCAAGCAGTGGTCAAAGCGCTTCGCAAGCAACGACGAGCGGGCGCGCGACCTGGTGCATATCGCCGGCTCCGGAGGCGTCATCATCGTTATAGATGACGCCTCCGGCATCAACAACTCTTCTAGACCCTGGCTCGAGGCGCTGTGCGAGGCTTGCATCCTCATCGCCGCAACCGACCCGGCCGCTTTGCAGAAGCACGGCATGAAGCGCTTTTGGAAGCGCTTTGATGAAGTGCAGCTTGGCCGGCTCTCCAAAGCTCAGGCCGAGGAGCTGCTGGAATCGCTCATCGACCGCTACCGCATCACCGCCGACGAGCCGGAAGTGTACCGGCGCCGGGTGCTTGACCTCGCCCAAGGCTCGCCGTTTGAACTCGCCCGGCTGGTCAAGTACCACTCGAGCGAGGCGCTGGTAAGAGCGAGGGACATCTCGGGTCAGCAGTTTGTCGAGCAGGACATTCAGGGCGTTTCCATCGCGCCGCTCCTCTTGGTCTTGGGCGCCTTTGTGGTGGCCGCCCGCTACATCGCCCGCGCCCAGGGCGACATGGACCTCTACGTGATTAGCGGCATCGGCATTGGATTCTTGGTTATTTTCGGGCCGCTGATTCGTTCGACCATCCGGCCGAGGAGCTTATGA